In Leucobacter insecticola, one DNA window encodes the following:
- a CDS encoding IS1249 family transposase has product MPKPSNTTSCLLCTIKLVKNGKTAAGTQRWKCPSCGASTSRKRDDVTRKHQLDRFFTWLLGKHSQPEITGTQTGRSFRRKAAWCWRITPRLPTVTLPPKYVIIDGTYIGSWCLLIATEEHQIPLAWQWCSTESQAAWEALLRQIPAPLVVICDGGSGVRAAIREQWPDTLTQRCLFHIWMNLRTHLTLRPRTPAGQALLELGKRLRRVTNTDDAVAWLQQLNDWHSIYGHLTTERSYAKKRLPGGLWDSPTGKKWWYTHDRLRKAYNLLAELQRRGHLFTYLTAGGPKTTSRLEGGINALIKQTLRLHRGMTIDHQKRAAEWVLVERAGLLHTAPAMITEAAIAPPQKQRPRFTEPDPGPALYDTALSSEEGLWLRTGWGGRH; this is encoded by the coding sequence GTGCCCAAACCATCAAACACGACCTCCTGTCTGCTATGCACTATCAAGCTCGTCAAGAACGGGAAAACAGCAGCCGGCACCCAACGCTGGAAATGCCCCTCATGTGGAGCCTCAACCTCCCGCAAACGCGACGATGTCACCCGCAAACACCAACTCGACAGATTCTTCACTTGGCTCCTCGGGAAACACTCTCAACCAGAAATCACCGGCACCCAGACTGGCCGATCCTTTCGCCGGAAGGCCGCCTGGTGCTGGCGCATCACCCCGCGTCTACCGACAGTCACACTCCCACCCAAATATGTGATTATTGACGGCACCTACATCGGTTCCTGGTGTCTGCTCATCGCAACTGAGGAACACCAGATACCCCTCGCTTGGCAATGGTGCTCTACCGAATCTCAAGCCGCATGGGAAGCACTCCTCAGGCAGATCCCTGCCCCGCTCGTCGTGATCTGTGACGGCGGGTCAGGGGTACGTGCCGCGATCCGGGAACAATGGCCAGACACCCTCACCCAGCGCTGCCTCTTCCACATCTGGATGAACCTCAGAACCCACCTCACTCTCCGGCCCCGCACCCCCGCAGGCCAAGCATTGCTTGAACTCGGGAAACGACTCCGCCGGGTGACAAACACCGATGACGCAGTCGCTTGGTTACAGCAACTCAACGACTGGCACAGCATCTACGGTCACCTCACCACAGAACGTTCCTACGCAAAGAAACGTCTCCCTGGCGGGCTCTGGGACTCACCCACCGGGAAGAAATGGTGGTACACCCACGACCGTCTCAGAAAGGCGTACAACCTCCTCGCGGAACTCCAACGCCGCGGCCACCTCTTCACCTATCTGACCGCCGGAGGCCCCAAAACAACAAGCCGTCTCGAAGGCGGGATCAACGCCCTCATCAAGCAGACACTCCGCCTTCACCGAGGCATGACAATCGACCACCAAAAACGTGCCGCAGAATGGGTGCTCGTTGAACGTGCAGGCCTCCTACACACCGCACCGGCAATGATCACCGAAGCAGCCATCGCGCCGCCCCAGAAACAACGGCCACGATTCACCGAACCCGACCCAGGTCCAGCCCTCTACGACACCGCGCTCAGCAGTGAGGAAGGTCTCTGGCTACGCACCGGATGGGGCGGCAGACACTAG
- a CDS encoding DUF3662 and FHA domain-containing protein — protein MGILDSVERGLERAVNGAFARTFRSGVQPVEIASALKRELDIGAVIVDRDRVLAPNRFIARVSPKDAARLQGLGETLESELRGVVVKHARGHSYQLLGEPDVEIRADDSLTVGVLEIDASRVEGAVDWIAVIEVNGARHELPRGVTTVGRGSDCGIRITDNAASRKHLEIIWDGAAGLARDLGSTNGSKINGQRFKEAALAPGITISIGQTALTFELVPGRNAQPSKAKPAPAATRTPAANTTSAAPKRSAAPKAPAQSFADIPLSEMPSAAATPTPNPKPRKNPSIDEDFWSGL, from the coding sequence GTGGGTATTCTGGACAGCGTCGAACGCGGGCTCGAACGCGCCGTCAATGGTGCCTTCGCCCGCACGTTTCGCTCCGGGGTGCAGCCCGTGGAAATCGCGTCAGCGCTGAAACGGGAGCTCGATATCGGTGCGGTTATCGTTGACCGCGACCGCGTACTTGCCCCCAACCGCTTCATCGCCCGCGTCTCCCCGAAAGACGCTGCACGCCTGCAGGGACTCGGTGAAACCCTTGAGAGCGAACTACGCGGCGTTGTCGTCAAACACGCGCGGGGCCATAGTTACCAGCTTCTCGGCGAGCCCGACGTTGAGATCCGTGCCGATGATTCCCTCACCGTCGGCGTCTTAGAGATCGATGCGAGCAGGGTCGAGGGCGCGGTGGACTGGATCGCGGTCATTGAGGTCAACGGCGCCCGCCACGAACTCCCCCGCGGTGTCACCACCGTCGGCCGCGGCAGCGATTGCGGGATCAGGATCACCGACAACGCGGCGTCGCGCAAGCATCTAGAGATTATCTGGGACGGCGCAGCCGGTCTCGCCCGCGATCTCGGCTCCACCAACGGATCGAAGATCAATGGTCAGCGCTTCAAAGAAGCAGCCCTGGCACCCGGGATCACCATCAGCATCGGCCAGACCGCCCTCACCTTCGAACTTGTGCCCGGCCGCAACGCCCAGCCCAGTAAAGCGAAGCCCGCGCCGGCCGCCACCCGCACTCCCGCTGCAAACACTACGAGCGCAGCACCTAAACGTTCTGCAGCACCCAAAGCTCCGGCGCAGTCCTTCGCAGACATCCCACTGTCGGAGATGCCCTCGGCCGCAGCCACCCCCACGCCGAACCCGAAACCACGTAAAAACCCCAGTATCGACGAAGACTTCTGGAGTGGACTATGA
- a CDS encoding FHA domain-containing protein FhaB/FipA: protein MSSELVLLIMRVGFLLLLWFFIFAIVYALRSDLFGAPVRRMKAEGSDKSGAKSSSKAPYVAAAPAVQAASPAPAPITPSSGALPSAGGGTARQLVITSGVAAGTAIPLDDDFLTIGRSSESTLVIVDEYTSTYHARLSREGDTWILTDLDSTNGTRLDGNRISGSVPVPLFTPVTIGTTTFELRP from the coding sequence ATGAGTAGTGAACTCGTTCTTCTCATCATGCGTGTCGGCTTCTTGCTACTGCTGTGGTTCTTCATTTTTGCCATCGTTTATGCGCTACGCAGCGATCTTTTCGGTGCCCCCGTGCGCCGAATGAAGGCCGAAGGCTCCGATAAGTCAGGTGCCAAGTCAAGCTCCAAGGCACCCTATGTCGCGGCGGCTCCGGCGGTGCAGGCTGCTTCCCCCGCACCAGCACCGATTACCCCGAGTAGTGGTGCCCTACCTTCGGCGGGTGGGGGGACGGCCAGACAGCTTGTCATTACCTCTGGCGTCGCCGCAGGCACCGCGATCCCTCTCGATGACGATTTTCTCACCATCGGTCGCAGCAGTGAGTCGACGCTCGTCATCGTCGACGAATACACCTCGACTTACCACGCCAGGCTTTCGCGCGAGGGTGACACTTGGATCTTGACCGATCTTGATTCCACGAACGGTACTCGTCTCGACGGTAATCGGATTTCAGGCTCCGTTCCTGTTCCGCTGTTCACGCCGGTCACGATCGGCACAACCACATTTGAGTTGAGGCCCTGA
- a CDS encoding Stp1/IreP family PP2C-type Ser/Thr phosphatase, with protein sequence MSVGYESAIGSHVGMVRSNNQDSAYAGDHLFLVADGMGGHAGGDVASALASKALASLDMEPEGTAESNVAVLRKAVLEANTKIRETVGDRPELSGMGTTFTGFLTVGDKLALAHIGDSRLYLFRNNTLSQITRDHTFVQRLVDSGKITEEEAKTHPRRSVLMRVLGDVDSSPDIDTEVLTTRPGDVWLLCSDGLCGYVEDVDIEKILRRRLSLQSAVDALIDKSLAHGAPDNVTVVLVETTAEAQPILEPNPRFAGSAANAPSPRDGEVTTARTRLLNRRRPVRKPPQVEESHFEPRVDEYLAELIAETKRRNRRRRLLWLFGVLAVLVAIGGALLFGYQWTQSRYFVGTDGDTVIIYRGVQQDLGSISLHSVAEDTGITLDKLDGLERRQVERTLGAGSLEEAREIVLRIGSGDD encoded by the coding sequence GTGTCGGTCGGCTATGAGAGTGCCATCGGCTCCCATGTCGGGATGGTGCGCTCCAATAATCAGGACTCCGCCTATGCGGGAGACCACCTCTTTCTTGTCGCTGACGGCATGGGCGGTCACGCGGGCGGCGATGTCGCCTCTGCTCTAGCCAGCAAAGCCCTCGCCTCACTCGACATGGAACCCGAGGGCACCGCTGAATCGAATGTAGCCGTGCTGCGCAAGGCCGTGCTCGAAGCGAATACAAAGATCCGCGAAACGGTGGGAGATCGACCAGAGCTGTCGGGCATGGGAACCACGTTTACGGGTTTCCTCACAGTGGGCGACAAGCTTGCACTCGCCCATATCGGTGATTCGCGTCTCTACCTGTTTCGCAACAATACGCTCAGCCAGATCACCCGCGACCACACCTTCGTGCAGCGGCTCGTTGACAGCGGAAAAATCACCGAGGAAGAAGCGAAGACCCACCCGCGCCGCTCCGTATTGATGCGCGTGCTCGGAGATGTCGATTCCTCCCCAGACATCGACACCGAGGTACTCACCACACGCCCGGGCGATGTCTGGCTGCTCTGCTCTGATGGTCTTTGCGGTTACGTCGAAGACGTCGATATTGAGAAGATTCTGCGACGCCGCCTCTCACTCCAGAGCGCGGTTGATGCGCTGATCGACAAGAGCCTCGCTCACGGCGCTCCCGACAATGTCACAGTCGTGCTCGTTGAGACGACTGCAGAAGCTCAGCCGATCCTGGAACCGAACCCCCGCTTCGCGGGATCCGCCGCGAATGCGCCCTCGCCGCGCGACGGCGAGGTCACCACTGCCCGCACCCGGCTACTCAACCGCCGTCGTCCAGTGCGGAAGCCACCGCAGGTTGAAGAGAGCCACTTTGAGCCACGGGTCGATGAATACCTCGCCGAGCTGATCGCCGAGACCAAGCGTCGAAATCGCCGCCGCCGCCTGCTCTGGCTGTTCGGGGTGCTCGCTGTACTGGTCGCGATCGGCGGCGCGCTGCTCTTTGGCTACCAGTGGACTCAGAGCCGATACTTTGTGGGAACCGACGGTGATACCGTGATTATCTACCGCGGTGTGCAGCAGGATCTCGGGTCTATCTCCCTGCACTCGGTGGCGGAAGACACCGGTATCACCCTCGACAAGTTGGACGGGCTCGAGCGACGCCAAGTTGAGCGCACCCTCGGTGCCGGCTCTCTTGAGGAAGCACGCGAGATCGTGTTGAGAATAGGGAGCGGTGATGACTGA
- a CDS encoding FtsW/RodA/SpoVE family cell cycle protein, with amino-acid sequence MTEPQTTEPRTFEKTRTSETVLQRITALRAPRKLLGLELSLLLFALVVGIAAVISVDLTVVGTVTTNLLVPSIIFTAALLSLHLTVRKVAPDADPLIMPIAAFLNVVGVAMIYRIDLSRGHFGWEATSVKQLIWSAVALVGAILVLVLIRNHMVLFRYTYITGFAAVILLVLPMVPGLGREQSGAHVWVEIGPISFQPGELAKILLAIFFAGYLVRNRDSLAMVGKKVLGIRFPRARDLGPLLVFWLAAMAVLVFQRDLGTSVLYFGLFLAMIYLATGRIGWIVIGGGLFLVGGLIASQTLDYVGNRFANWLDPFADPYYASHQMLQGLFGMANGGMTGTGLGQGYPGDTPLAQSDYIIPSLAEEIGLIGIFVILAAYLLLVGRGLRIGFAGQDDFGKLLASGLAFTLAFQVFIVVGGVTRVIPLTGLTTPFLAAGGSSLVSNWIIIALLLLLSNSVRNRPKLVIRS; translated from the coding sequence ATGACTGAGCCCCAGACCACTGAGCCCCGCACCTTCGAAAAGACTCGCACCAGCGAAACGGTGTTGCAGCGAATTACGGCACTGCGTGCTCCTCGCAAACTGCTCGGCCTCGAGCTCTCGCTACTGCTATTCGCACTCGTGGTGGGAATCGCTGCCGTTATCAGTGTCGACCTCACCGTAGTCGGCACAGTCACGACGAACCTGCTCGTGCCCAGCATCATCTTCACGGCGGCGCTCCTTTCTTTACACCTCACTGTTCGCAAGGTCGCACCTGATGCGGATCCGCTCATCATGCCGATCGCGGCATTCTTGAACGTGGTCGGCGTCGCAATGATCTACCGGATCGACCTGTCCCGTGGGCATTTCGGCTGGGAGGCGACCTCTGTGAAACAGCTGATTTGGTCGGCTGTTGCTCTTGTCGGCGCCATCCTCGTGCTGGTGCTGATCCGAAATCACATGGTGCTGTTCCGCTACACCTACATCACCGGTTTCGCCGCGGTTATCCTACTTGTCCTGCCCATGGTGCCCGGGCTCGGTCGCGAACAGAGCGGCGCACACGTTTGGGTCGAGATCGGCCCGATTTCGTTCCAGCCGGGTGAGCTCGCAAAGATCCTGCTCGCGATTTTCTTCGCAGGCTATCTCGTGCGTAACCGTGATTCACTCGCGATGGTGGGCAAAAAGGTGCTCGGGATCCGCTTCCCGCGTGCCCGGGATCTCGGTCCGCTGCTCGTCTTCTGGCTCGCTGCGATGGCGGTGCTCGTGTTCCAGCGCGACCTCGGTACCTCGGTGCTGTATTTCGGCTTGTTCCTCGCGATGATCTACCTCGCAACCGGACGCATCGGATGGATCGTCATTGGCGGTGGGCTGTTCCTCGTGGGCGGCTTGATCGCGAGCCAGACCCTCGATTACGTGGGTAACCGCTTTGCAAACTGGCTCGACCCGTTCGCAGATCCCTACTACGCCAGCCATCAGATGCTGCAGGGTCTCTTCGGAATGGCGAACGGTGGCATGACGGGCACGGGTCTCGGCCAGGGATACCCCGGCGATACGCCGCTCGCCCAGAGCGACTACATCATCCCGAGTCTCGCCGAAGAAATCGGTCTGATTGGCATCTTTGTGATCCTCGCCGCGTACCTGCTGCTCGTGGGCCGGGGCCTGCGCATCGGTTTCGCGGGTCAGGATGACTTTGGCAAACTGCTCGCCTCAGGCCTAGCGTTCACACTCGCGTTTCAGGTGTTCATCGTTGTTGGCGGCGTCACGCGCGTGATTCCCCTCACCGGCTTGACCACACCATTCTTGGCGGCGGGCGGATCATCGCTCGTGTCGAACTGGATCATCATTGCGCTGCTCCTACTGTTATCAAACTCGGTGCGCAACCGACCGAAGCTGGTGATTCGATCATGA
- a CDS encoding peptidoglycan D,D-transpeptidase FtsI family protein, translating to MNKPLRVMTRAIFVMFIALFFALTMIQFVTADELRASEFNNRTLKNSYKVERGSILVGGDPIAYSTPTGDEFRYMRQFTDGALYAPLTGYFSHSQGKTGLESAMNQDLAGIGNAQFFTRIMNTINGVAPQGSSIETTIDPAVQAAAYNAMVENGFEGAVVAIEPATGKILALVSTPSFDPNVLATNDVDKFYEAYRPLQEDPNRPLENRAIAGDLYHPGSVYKLLVAAAAIENGDATATTEFDNPAQLTLPQSTAIMQNASRTTCGPGAKVSLERAVALSCNIPIAELAMSMNRDAVPKMAHDFGFEQEIEIPLKVTPSISPVPADQAQVALSSIGQLDVRSTPLQMAMVSAGIANGGIVMKPQLVEQVITPDLRVEKEFPPEEFSRPISKKTADAVAGIMELGVTDPEGLAQNAGIPGVRVAGKTGTAENGVDADGNDLPFTLWFTGFAPVDNPKVAVAVVIANGGGAAFENQGGSFDLPTAVGKQVMEAVLSE from the coding sequence ATGAACAAACCACTCAGAGTGATGACCCGCGCCATCTTCGTGATGTTCATCGCGCTCTTTTTCGCGCTCACCATGATCCAGTTCGTGACCGCCGATGAACTCCGTGCGAGCGAGTTCAATAATCGTACGCTCAAGAACAGCTACAAGGTAGAGCGCGGTTCGATCCTCGTTGGCGGGGATCCGATCGCGTACTCGACGCCGACCGGTGACGAGTTTCGCTACATGCGCCAGTTCACCGATGGAGCGCTCTACGCTCCCCTCACAGGCTACTTCTCACACAGCCAGGGCAAGACGGGTCTTGAGTCCGCCATGAACCAGGATCTCGCGGGGATCGGCAATGCGCAGTTCTTTACCCGCATCATGAACACCATCAACGGCGTCGCGCCGCAGGGCAGCTCTATCGAAACCACGATCGACCCAGCGGTGCAGGCCGCAGCCTACAACGCAATGGTCGAGAACGGCTTTGAAGGCGCTGTCGTCGCTATCGAACCCGCAACGGGCAAGATCCTTGCGCTCGTTTCGACGCCCAGCTTCGATCCAAATGTGCTCGCCACCAACGACGTTGACAAGTTCTACGAGGCCTACCGCCCGCTGCAAGAGGATCCGAACCGCCCGCTCGAAAACCGAGCGATCGCGGGCGATCTCTACCACCCTGGATCGGTCTACAAGCTGCTCGTCGCCGCGGCCGCCATAGAAAACGGCGATGCGACCGCCACAACCGAGTTCGACAACCCTGCGCAGCTCACCCTGCCGCAGTCGACCGCGATCATGCAGAACGCCTCCCGCACCACCTGTGGCCCGGGTGCCAAGGTGTCGCTTGAGCGTGCCGTGGCACTCTCCTGCAACATTCCGATCGCGGAGCTCGCGATGAGCATGAACCGTGACGCGGTGCCGAAGATGGCCCACGACTTCGGTTTTGAGCAGGAAATCGAGATCCCGCTCAAGGTCACACCGAGCATCTCACCCGTGCCGGCGGATCAGGCCCAGGTCGCACTGTCTTCAATCGGCCAGCTCGATGTCCGCTCAACTCCGCTGCAAATGGCGATGGTGTCTGCGGGGATCGCGAACGGCGGCATCGTGATGAAGCCGCAACTCGTGGAGCAGGTCATCACTCCGGATCTTCGGGTTGAGAAGGAATTTCCGCCGGAAGAGTTCAGCAGGCCCATTTCCAAGAAGACGGCCGATGCAGTGGCAGGAATCATGGAACTTGGCGTCACCGACCCCGAAGGCCTCGCGCAAAATGCGGGGATCCCAGGAGTGCGCGTTGCCGGGAAGACCGGCACAGCAGAGAATGGTGTGGACGCTGACGGAAACGATCTCCCCTTCACCCTGTGGTTCACAGGGTTCGCGCCGGTCGATAATCCTAAAGTTGCGGTAGCGGTTGTTATCGCAAACGGCGGCGGAGCAGCTTTTGAAAATCAGGGAGGATCGTTCGACCTCCCCACAGCAGTCGGAAAACAAGTAATGGAAGCGGTGTTGAGCGAATGA
- a CDS encoding protein kinase domain-containing protein, producing the protein MRPAAGITFGGRYELSSRIAVGGMGEVWKATDSIIGRSVAIKILKDEYMGDPGFLERFRAEARHAALVNHEGIANVFDYGEEQGSAYIVMELVPGEPLSSIIEREGRLPANRVLGIVAQTATSLQAAHDAGLVHRDIKPGNLLITPEGRVKITDFGIARIADQVPLTATGQVMGTVQYLAPEQASGHTATATTDIYSLGIVSYECLAGKRPFTGESQVAIAMAQINDTPPDLPADVPEPVRNLVYACLAKDAAGRPQTAAKLAQAAAALHRGNVQLAASYVPQVLGEEAPATTALPQATQVMDAATTALPRTTALPSTEAESLIADQAELEDGEEKKKRSRWTWPLITLAALLLIIGGGTAYAILSNNGDDKPKTTSSTTTKPKTTKPTTTAAPTTAAIDESALLGMNVDEAVAYLQGQGFTNVVAQEGNTAPDDQVGLVTAVNPKGTKVPFDERITVTYNIGFGQVGQPAAPSASPNTINTGSTTSSVSWPVATCPTGLRVQAYNVFVSGDGSAPGSVSSPSVTVTANTLAAGGPDGQITFNYSVTCGDGSSVTRTSDPSPTITISVKAPPAPNGGGGGNGGGGNENPTG; encoded by the coding sequence ATGAGACCAGCTGCAGGGATCACATTCGGCGGACGCTACGAGCTCAGCTCGAGAATCGCCGTCGGTGGCATGGGCGAGGTGTGGAAGGCAACAGATAGCATTATCGGCCGCTCAGTTGCCATCAAGATCCTCAAAGACGAGTACATGGGGGACCCCGGTTTCCTCGAACGCTTCCGCGCCGAGGCCCGCCACGCCGCGCTCGTCAACCACGAGGGCATCGCAAACGTCTTCGATTACGGCGAGGAACAAGGATCCGCCTACATCGTGATGGAGCTCGTGCCCGGCGAACCTCTCTCTTCGATTATTGAGCGTGAGGGCAGACTGCCGGCCAACCGCGTGCTCGGGATCGTGGCGCAGACAGCTACGTCTCTGCAGGCTGCCCACGATGCCGGCCTTGTACACCGCGATATCAAGCCGGGTAACCTGCTGATCACGCCCGAAGGGCGCGTCAAGATCACCGACTTCGGGATCGCACGGATTGCCGACCAGGTACCGCTCACCGCGACCGGCCAGGTGATGGGTACGGTGCAGTACCTCGCACCCGAGCAGGCGAGCGGTCACACCGCAACCGCAACGACCGACATTTACTCCCTCGGTATCGTTTCCTACGAGTGCCTTGCGGGTAAGCGCCCCTTCACTGGTGAGTCGCAGGTCGCGATTGCGATGGCCCAGATCAACGACACCCCGCCGGATCTGCCAGCCGATGTTCCCGAGCCCGTGCGTAACCTGGTGTACGCCTGCCTTGCGAAGGATGCGGCTGGGCGTCCCCAGACGGCTGCGAAACTCGCCCAAGCCGCCGCCGCCCTGCATCGCGGCAACGTGCAGCTCGCAGCAAGCTACGTACCCCAGGTGCTCGGAGAAGAAGCGCCGGCGACGACCGCGCTGCCGCAGGCCACGCAGGTGATGGATGCAGCCACCACCGCGCTGCCACGCACCACGGCGCTCCCCTCCACGGAAGCCGAATCGCTGATTGCGGACCAAGCCGAACTTGAGGATGGCGAGGAGAAAAAGAAGCGGAGTCGCTGGACCTGGCCACTGATCACACTCGCCGCTCTCCTCCTCATCATTGGCGGCGGCACCGCCTACGCCATTTTGAGCAACAACGGCGACGACAAACCGAAGACCACGAGCAGCACAACAACGAAGCCGAAGACCACGAAGCCGACAACAACCGCCGCGCCGACGACGGCGGCCATTGATGAGAGCGCGCTGCTCGGCATGAACGTCGACGAGGCGGTCGCCTACCTGCAGGGCCAGGGCTTCACCAATGTGGTTGCGCAAGAGGGCAACACCGCCCCTGACGACCAGGTTGGCCTTGTCACCGCGGTGAACCCGAAGGGCACCAAGGTGCCGTTTGATGAACGGATCACCGTCACCTACAACATCGGATTCGGGCAGGTCGGGCAGCCAGCGGCACCCAGTGCGAGCCCGAATACGATCAACACGGGATCGACCACGTCCTCAGTGAGCTGGCCTGTCGCCACCTGCCCCACCGGGCTTAGGGTGCAGGCGTACAACGTCTTCGTATCTGGTGACGGATCCGCGCCCGGCTCAGTTTCAAGCCCCAGCGTGACCGTCACCGCGAACACGCTTGCGGCCGGTGGCCCCGACGGCCAGATCACCTTCAACTACTCGGTGACCTGTGGTGATGGCTCCTCGGTGACCCGCACTTCGGATCCGTCCCCTACGATCACAATCTCGGTCAAGGCGCCTCCCGCTCCAAACGGCGGCGGGGGCGGTAATGGTGGCGGCGGCAACGAGAATCCCACCGGCTAA
- the pknB gene encoding Stk1 family PASTA domain-containing Ser/Thr kinase codes for MSTEEVTMPGTSDGEEQRILAGRYAIGEFIGQGGMATVYRGTDTKLGRQVAIKVMKADLAGDDQFRSRFRQEAQSASRMAHPTVVRVFDAGDDLIQTAEGPKRLPFIVMEYVEGQNLRQLLSEGSLSQTEACRVVDSVLTALEYSHRAGIVHRDIKPANIMVTKSGQVKVMDFGIARAVSETSSTLQQTTAILGTAAYFSPEQAKGESIDARTDLYSTAVLLYELLTGDVPFRGDTAVAVAYQHVSERPKPPSERKKDVPPELDRVVLYGLAKDRARRFQSASEFREALRLASNGEMPKLSLQTQQDTVLFSGGEEVSESDLALRQLAEGGGGSRTQSRPPVMWTWAAILTIGAVIIAVIFWLVTLAPKQFLPDTARELPSLVDMERSEAIAALQGLDLTPLTIEQTHETVPSGKVISTDPEAGTVLEPGDRVTLYISTGPESAKVPEIGRMSIQEYTDRIEDLGLTVSLVTKVDNPIEPEGRVLSVSPEAGTLLESGEGVEITVSSGHIVVPDVVGQPQEVARTMLDGLGLKINFNPQTVAATGCVVQGGYPIISQSIAGQQPQAATLDLAYCSG; via the coding sequence ATGAGCACGGAAGAGGTGACTATGCCCGGTACGTCAGATGGCGAGGAGCAGCGAATCCTCGCCGGACGCTACGCGATCGGGGAGTTCATCGGCCAGGGTGGCATGGCAACCGTGTACCGTGGCACCGACACGAAGCTCGGTCGCCAGGTTGCGATCAAGGTGATGAAGGCCGACCTTGCGGGGGACGATCAGTTCAGGTCCAGGTTCCGCCAGGAAGCACAGTCAGCCTCGCGCATGGCGCATCCCACCGTAGTACGGGTGTTTGATGCCGGAGACGATCTCATTCAGACCGCCGAAGGTCCCAAGCGTCTGCCCTTCATCGTCATGGAGTACGTCGAGGGTCAGAATCTTCGCCAGCTACTCTCCGAGGGCAGTCTCTCGCAAACAGAAGCCTGCCGCGTCGTCGATTCCGTGCTCACCGCGCTCGAATACTCCCACCGTGCCGGGATAGTGCATCGCGACATCAAGCCGGCGAACATTATGGTCACCAAGAGTGGCCAGGTGAAGGTGATGGACTTCGGGATCGCCCGCGCCGTCTCCGAGACTTCGTCGACGCTCCAACAGACCACGGCGATTCTTGGCACAGCCGCCTACTTCTCGCCCGAGCAGGCGAAAGGCGAGTCAATTGATGCCCGTACCGACCTTTACTCAACCGCGGTGCTGCTGTACGAACTTCTCACCGGAGACGTGCCGTTCCGTGGTGACACTGCGGTGGCCGTTGCTTACCAACATGTAAGTGAGCGGCCTAAACCGCCAAGTGAGCGCAAGAAGGATGTTCCGCCTGAACTTGACCGTGTGGTGCTGTATGGGCTCGCAAAGGATCGGGCGAGGCGTTTTCAATCCGCTTCTGAGTTCCGTGAGGCACTGCGCCTCGCCTCAAATGGCGAAATGCCGAAGCTCTCTTTGCAGACGCAGCAGGACACAGTGCTCTTTTCTGGCGGCGAAGAGGTTTCGGAGTCAGACCTCGCGCTTCGCCAACTTGCCGAAGGCGGGGGCGGATCCCGCACGCAGAGCAGACCTCCCGTAATGTGGACGTGGGCTGCGATCCTCACCATCGGTGCGGTCATTATTGCCGTGATTTTCTGGCTTGTTACGCTCGCTCCCAAGCAGTTCCTACCTGATACCGCTCGCGAGTTGCCATCGCTCGTCGATATGGAGCGTAGCGAAGCCATTGCTGCACTGCAGGGCCTCGATTTGACTCCGCTCACGATCGAGCAAACCCATGAGACGGTGCCGAGCGGGAAGGTCATTTCTACGGATCCCGAGGCAGGTACTGTATTGGAGCCGGGTGACCGAGTGACCCTGTACATTTCGACCGGTCCAGAATCAGCAAAGGTGCCTGAGATTGGGCGCATGTCGATCCAGGAGTACACGGACCGCATCGAAGACCTCGGCCTTACGGTCAGTCTGGTCACCAAAGTCGACAACCCAATTGAGCCGGAGGGACGGGTGCTTTCGGTGTCGCCGGAGGCCGGTACCCTACTCGAATCGGGTGAAGGCGTGGAGATCACGGTCTCCAGCGGTCACATCGTCGTCCCAGACGTGGTGGGGCAACCGCAAGAGGTTGCCCGCACGATGCTCGACGGCCTTGGTCTAAAGATCAATTTCAACCCTCAGACGGTCGCAGCTACGGGCTGTGTGGTGCAGGGCGGCTACCCCATTATCTCGCAGTCGATCGCGGGGCAGCAGCCGCAAGCAGCGACGCTCGACCTCGCGTACTGTTCGGGTTAG